A single Pseudomonas putida DNA region contains:
- a CDS encoding peroxiredoxin, whose translation MSVLVGKQAPDFTVPAVLGNGEIVDSFNLASAIKGKYGLVFFYPLDFTFVCPSELIALDNRIPDFQARNVEVIGVSIDSHFTHNAWRNTPVNAGGIGQVKYTLAADITHEICKAYDVESEGGVAFRGAFLIDTNGVVRSQIVNDLPLGRNMDELLRLVDALQFHEEHGEVCPANWKKGDQGMTASPEGVAAYLSENAGKL comes from the coding sequence ATGAGCGTACTCGTTGGCAAACAAGCCCCCGACTTCACCGTCCCGGCCGTCCTCGGCAACGGCGAGATCGTCGACAGCTTCAACCTGGCTTCGGCCATCAAGGGCAAGTACGGCCTGGTGTTCTTCTACCCACTGGACTTCACCTTCGTCTGCCCGTCCGAGCTGATCGCCCTGGACAACCGCATTCCTGACTTCCAGGCGCGCAACGTTGAAGTGATCGGCGTTTCGATCGACTCGCACTTCACCCACAACGCCTGGCGTAACACCCCGGTCAACGCCGGTGGTATTGGCCAGGTCAAGTACACCCTGGCAGCCGACATCACCCACGAAATCTGCAAGGCCTACGACGTCGAGTCCGAAGGCGGCGTAGCCTTCCGTGGCGCCTTCCTGATCGACACCAACGGTGTAGTCCGTTCGCAGATCGTCAACGACCTGCCACTGGGCCGCAACATGGACGAACTGCTGCGTCTGGTCGACGCCCTGCAATTCCACGAAGAGCACGGCGAAGTCTGCCCTGCCAACTGGAAGAAAGGCGACCAAGGCATGACCGCTTCGCCAGAAGGCGTTGCTGCTTACCTGAGCGAGAACGCTGGCAAGCTGTAA
- the rnt gene encoding ribonuclease T codes for MAERFRGYLPVVVDVETGGFNSATDALLEIAAVTIGMDEKGFLFPEHTYFYRVEPFEGANIEPAALEFTGIKLDHPLRMAVSEESALTDIFRGVRKALKANGCKRAILVGHNSSFDLGFLNAAVTRNDIKRNPFHPFSSFDTATLAGLAYGQTVLARACQSADIDFDGREAHSARYDTEKTAELFCGIVNRWKEMGGWRDFND; via the coding sequence ATGGCCGAGCGCTTCCGTGGCTATCTGCCAGTAGTGGTGGATGTCGAGACCGGCGGCTTCAACAGCGCCACCGACGCCCTGCTGGAAATCGCCGCAGTGACCATCGGCATGGACGAGAAAGGCTTCCTGTTCCCCGAGCACACCTACTTCTACCGGGTAGAACCGTTCGAAGGGGCCAATATCGAGCCCGCCGCGCTGGAGTTCACCGGCATCAAGCTGGACCACCCGCTGCGCATGGCCGTGAGCGAAGAAAGCGCGCTCACCGACATCTTCCGCGGCGTGCGCAAGGCACTGAAAGCCAACGGCTGCAAACGGGCGATCCTGGTCGGCCACAACAGCAGCTTCGACCTTGGCTTCCTCAATGCGGCAGTAACCCGCAACGATATCAAGCGTAACCCGTTCCACCCGTTCTCCAGCTTCGATACCGCCACCCTGGCTGGCCTGGCGTATGGCCAGACCGTACTGGCGCGGGCCTGCCAGAGCGCCGACATCGACTTCGATGGCCGCGAGGCGCACTCGGCGCGTTACGACACCGAGAAGACTGCCGAGCTGTTCTGCGGCATCGTCAACCGCTGGAAAGAAATGGGCGGCTGGCGCGACTTCAACGATTGA
- the pyrC gene encoding dihydroorotase, which translates to MSDRLTLLRPDDWHIHLRDGAVLPHTVGDVARTFARAIIMPNLVPPVRNAVEASAYRERILAARPAGSRFEPLMVLYLTDRTSPEDIRAAKASGIVYAAKLYPAGATTNSDSGVTSIDNIFPAIEALAEVGMPLLVHGEVTRSEIDVFDREKRFIDEHMRRLVERFPSLKVVFEHITTGDAAQFVTEAPANVGATITAQHLLYNRNHMLVGGIRPHFYCLPILKRNTHQVALLDAATSGNPKFFLGTDSAPHARHAKEAACGCAGCYTAYAAIEMYAEAFEQRNALDKLEGFASLHGPAFYGLPANTDTITLVREEWTAPDSLPFGEQTVIPLRAGEKLRWRLLEDNA; encoded by the coding sequence ATGTCCGATCGCCTGACCCTCCTGCGTCCCGACGACTGGCACATCCATCTGCGCGATGGTGCCGTCCTGCCCCATACCGTTGGCGATGTGGCGCGTACTTTCGCCCGTGCCATCATCATGCCCAACCTGGTCCCGCCGGTGCGCAATGCCGTCGAAGCCAGCGCCTACCGCGAGCGCATCCTTGCCGCCCGCCCGGCCGGCAGCCGCTTTGAACCGCTGATGGTGCTATACCTCACAGACCGCACCAGCCCCGAGGACATCCGCGCGGCCAAGGCCAGCGGGATCGTGTACGCCGCCAAGCTGTACCCCGCCGGCGCCACCACCAACTCCGATTCGGGCGTCACCAGCATCGACAACATCTTCCCGGCCATCGAGGCGCTGGCCGAGGTCGGCATGCCGCTGCTGGTGCACGGTGAAGTGACCCGCAGCGAAATCGACGTGTTCGACCGCGAGAAGCGCTTCATCGACGAGCACATGCGCCGCCTGGTCGAGCGCTTCCCGTCCCTGAAAGTGGTGTTCGAACACATCACCACCGGTGATGCCGCACAGTTCGTGACCGAGGCCCCGGCCAACGTCGGCGCTACCATCACTGCCCAGCACCTGCTGTACAACCGCAACCACATGCTGGTTGGCGGTATCCGCCCGCACTTCTATTGCCTGCCGATCCTCAAGCGCAACACCCACCAGGTGGCGCTGCTGGACGCGGCCACCAGTGGCAACCCGAAGTTCTTCCTCGGCACCGACTCGGCTCCGCACGCCCGTCACGCCAAGGAAGCCGCCTGTGGTTGCGCCGGCTGCTACACCGCCTATGCGGCGATCGAGATGTACGCCGAGGCGTTCGAGCAGCGCAATGCGCTGGACAAGCTGGAAGGGTTCGCCAGCCTGCACGGCCCGGCTTTCTATGGCCTGCCAGCGAACACCGATACCATCACCCTGGTCCGCGAAGAGTGGACTGCCCCGGACAGCCTGCCGTTTGGCGAGCAGACCGTGATCCCGCTGCGCGCCGGTGAAAAACTGCGCTGGCGCCTGCTGGAGGACAACGCGTGA
- a CDS encoding flagellar protein MotY: MRQRYLALLTLVASLPAGALTFQTRMENVAWKVEGDQFECRLIQPIDGFGSGEFVRKAGEQPVFQLRSASNVLGAGSATLLAAAAPWQPGRGDVNLGAVRMARSGVLFSSSQSQASRLINGLLDGRSTVVRNYTAEGGRVMEVRVLPVSFAKAYSDYQVCASKMLAMNYDQVRQTQVGFPGGGVDLDADARARLDVILDYLKADPTVNHIELNGHSDNSGNRLTNRDTSRRRALAVADYFKAHGVPEEQIVVRFHGERYPLVKNNSPANRARNRRVNIELDRLAAVEKPAAQPAQQAAPATPVVPPAAAAPGAKAL, encoded by the coding sequence GTGCGCCAGCGTTACCTAGCCCTGTTGACCCTTGTCGCCAGCCTGCCGGCCGGCGCACTGACCTTCCAGACCCGCATGGAGAATGTCGCCTGGAAAGTCGAGGGTGACCAGTTCGAATGCCGGTTGATCCAGCCGATCGACGGTTTCGGCAGTGGCGAGTTCGTGCGCAAGGCCGGTGAACAGCCGGTGTTCCAGCTGCGTTCGGCCAGCAATGTGCTGGGCGCAGGCTCCGCCACCTTGCTGGCGGCCGCTGCCCCTTGGCAGCCGGGCCGTGGTGATGTGAACCTCGGCGCCGTACGCATGGCCCGCAGCGGCGTGCTGTTCAGCTCGTCGCAGAGCCAGGCCAGCCGCCTGATCAACGGTCTGCTCGATGGCCGCAGCACAGTGGTGCGCAATTACACCGCCGAAGGTGGGCGGGTGATGGAAGTGCGAGTATTGCCGGTGAGCTTCGCCAAGGCATACAGCGACTATCAGGTGTGCGCCAGCAAGATGCTGGCGATGAATTACGACCAGGTTCGCCAGACCCAGGTCGGCTTCCCGGGCGGTGGCGTCGACCTGGACGCCGATGCCCGCGCGCGGCTGGACGTGATTCTCGATTACCTCAAGGCCGACCCGACGGTGAACCACATCGAACTCAACGGCCATTCCGACAACAGCGGCAATCGACTGACCAATCGCGACACTTCGCGGCGCCGGGCTTTGGCCGTTGCCGATTACTTCAAGGCCCACGGTGTGCCTGAAGAACAGATCGTCGTGCGCTTCCACGGCGAGCGTTATCCATTGGTGAAGAACAACAGCCCGGCCAATCGGGCGCGTAACCGTCGGGTGAACATCGAGCTGGATCGGCTGGCGGCGGTGGAAAAGCCAGCTGCTCAGCCGGCTCAACAGGCTGCCCCGGCTACACCTGTGGTCCCTCCGGCCGCTGCGGCGCCGGGTGCTAAAGCGCTCTGA
- a CDS encoding argininosuccinate synthase — protein MADVKKVVLAYSGGLDTSVILKWLQDTYNCEVVTFTADLGQGEEVEPARAKAQAMGVKEIYIDDLREEFVRDFVFPMFRANTVYEGEYLLGTSIARPLIAKRLIEIANETGADAISHGATGKGNDQVRFELGAYALKPGVKVIAPWREWDLLSREKLMDYAEKHGIPIERHGKKKSPYSMDANLLHISYEGGVLEDTWTEHEEDMWRWSVSPENAPDQATYIELTYRNGDIVAIDGVDMSPATVLAELNRIGGANGIGRLDIVENRYVGMKSRGCYETPGGTIMLKAHRAIESITLDREVAHLKDELMPKYASLIYTGYWWSPERLMLQKMIDASQVNVNGVVRLKLYKGNVIVVGRKSDDSLFDANIATFEEDGGAYNQADAAGFIKLNALRMRIAANKGRGML, from the coding sequence ATGGCGGACGTAAAAAAGGTCGTACTGGCGTATTCCGGCGGCCTTGATACTTCGGTGATTCTCAAGTGGCTGCAGGACACCTACAACTGCGAAGTGGTGACCTTCACCGCTGACCTGGGTCAGGGCGAAGAAGTCGAGCCGGCTCGCGCCAAAGCTCAGGCGATGGGCGTAAAAGAGATCTACATTGACGACCTGCGCGAAGAATTCGTGCGTGACTTCGTCTTCCCGATGTTCCGCGCCAACACCGTCTACGAAGGCGAGTACCTGCTGGGTACTTCCATCGCTCGCCCGCTGATCGCCAAGCGCCTGATCGAAATCGCCAACGAAACCGGCGCCGACGCCATTTCCCACGGCGCTACCGGCAAGGGTAACGACCAGGTCCGCTTCGAGCTGGGCGCCTACGCGCTCAAGCCAGGTGTCAAGGTCATCGCCCCATGGCGCGAGTGGGACCTGCTGTCCCGCGAGAAGCTGATGGACTACGCCGAGAAGCACGGTATCCCGATCGAGCGCCACGGCAAGAAGAAGTCGCCTTACTCGATGGACGCCAACCTGCTGCACATTTCTTACGAAGGCGGTGTCCTGGAAGATACCTGGACCGAGCACGAAGAAGACATGTGGCGCTGGAGCGTCTCGCCAGAGAACGCCCCGGACCAGGCTACCTACATCGAACTGACCTATCGCAATGGTGACATCGTAGCCATCGACGGCGTCGACATGAGCCCGGCCACCGTGCTTGCCGAGCTGAACCGCATCGGCGGCGCCAACGGTATCGGCCGTCTGGACATCGTGGAAAACCGCTATGTGGGCATGAAGTCCCGCGGCTGCTACGAAACCCCTGGCGGCACCATCATGCTCAAGGCCCACCGCGCCATCGAGTCGATCACCCTGGACCGCGAAGTCGCTCACCTGAAAGACGAGCTGATGCCGAAGTACGCCAGCCTGATCTACACCGGCTACTGGTGGAGCCCGGAGCGTCTGATGCTGCAGAAGATGATCGACGCTTCGCAGGTCAACGTGAACGGCGTTGTGCGCCTGAAGCTGTACAAGGGCAATGTCATCGTGGTGGGTCGCAAGTCGGATGATTCGCTGTTCGATGCCAATATTGCAACCTTCGAAGAAGACGGCGGCGCCTACAACCAGGCCGATGCTGCTGGCTTCATCAAGCTCAATGCGCTGCGCATGCGCATCGCCGCCAACAAAGGCCGTGGGATGCTCTGA
- a CDS encoding response regulator transcription factor has product MNKVLIVDDHPVIRLAVRMLMERHGYDVVAETDNGIAALQLTREHLPDIVVLDIGIPKLDGLEVIARMAAASPGSRVLVLTSQAPGHFSMRCMQAGAAGYVCKQQELTELLSAIKAVLSGYSYFPNQALHKSRGRVGGASESEMVDRLSAREMMVLQQLARGRSNKEIADSMFLSNKTVSTYKTRLLLKLNAHSLVDLIELARRHDLN; this is encoded by the coding sequence ATGAATAAAGTCCTTATCGTGGATGATCATCCGGTCATACGCTTGGCAGTGCGCATGCTGATGGAGCGGCATGGGTACGACGTGGTCGCGGAAACCGACAACGGCATAGCCGCCTTGCAGCTCACGCGTGAACACCTTCCCGATATTGTCGTACTGGATATCGGCATTCCAAAACTTGATGGGCTGGAAGTCATCGCCCGCATGGCAGCTGCCAGCCCTGGTAGCCGTGTGCTGGTACTGACCTCACAAGCACCCGGGCACTTTTCCATGCGCTGCATGCAGGCGGGTGCCGCTGGCTATGTGTGCAAGCAGCAAGAACTCACCGAGCTGCTCAGTGCTATCAAGGCCGTGCTCTCCGGTTACAGCTACTTCCCCAATCAGGCCTTGCACAAGTCGCGTGGGCGGGTAGGGGGCGCAAGCGAGTCTGAGATGGTCGATCGCCTGTCGGCAAGGGAGATGATGGTTCTGCAGCAGCTTGCACGGGGCAGGTCCAACAAAGAGATCGCCGACAGCATGTTCCTCAGCAACAAGACGGTCAGCACCTACAAGACCCGTTTGTTGCTGAAGCTCAATGCCCACTCGCTGGTGGACTTGATCGAGCTGGCCCGGCGTCATGACCTGAACTGA
- a CDS encoding PA3496 family putative envelope integrity protein, whose protein sequence is MSTDKDDLSIEDDFATTDDEAEPQVETAKTNLSKRRTIDNLLEERRLQRQLADFDYDL, encoded by the coding sequence ATGAGTACCGATAAAGACGACCTGTCGATCGAAGATGACTTTGCCACCACTGACGACGAAGCGGAGCCTCAGGTGGAAACCGCGAAGACCAACCTGAGCAAGCGTCGCACCATAGACAACCTCCTCGAAGAACGGCGCCTGCAACGGCAACTCGCCGATTTCGACTACGACCTGTAA
- the nth gene encoding endonuclease III, whose protein sequence is MNAAKRLEIFRRLHEDNPDPKTELAYTTPFELLVAVTLSAQSTDVGVNKATARLFPVANTPQAIHALGVEGLSEYIKTIGLYNSKAKNVIEACRLLIERHDGEVPQTREALEALPGVGRKTANVVLNTAFRQPAMAVDTHIFRVSNRTGIAPGKNVLEVEKKLLKFVPKDYLLDAHHWLILHGRYVCQARKPRCGSCRIEDLCEYKHKTSDD, encoded by the coding sequence ATGAATGCCGCCAAACGCCTGGAGATCTTTCGCAGGCTGCACGAAGATAATCCCGATCCGAAAACGGAACTGGCTTACACCACCCCTTTCGAGCTGCTGGTTGCCGTGACGCTTTCTGCTCAGTCCACCGATGTCGGCGTCAACAAGGCGACCGCGCGCCTTTTCCCGGTCGCCAATACACCGCAGGCTATTCATGCTCTGGGGGTCGAGGGGCTGAGCGAATACATCAAGACCATCGGCCTCTACAACAGCAAGGCCAAGAATGTCATCGAGGCGTGCCGGTTATTGATCGAACGCCATGACGGCGAAGTCCCGCAGACGCGGGAAGCACTGGAGGCGTTGCCAGGCGTTGGCCGCAAGACCGCCAACGTGGTGCTCAACACCGCCTTCCGCCAGCCGGCCATGGCCGTTGACACGCACATCTTCCGGGTCAGCAACCGCACTGGGATCGCACCAGGCAAGAACGTGCTCGAAGTCGAGAAGAAACTGCTCAAGTTCGTCCCCAAAGATTACCTGCTCGATGCCCACCATTGGCTCATCCTGCATGGCCGCTACGTTTGCCAGGCTCGCAAGCCACGTTGCGGCAGCTGCCGCATCGAAGATCTTTGCGAATACAAGCACAAGACCTCCGACGATTGA
- a CDS encoding Rnf-Nqr domain containing protein, giving the protein MNRFCLLATGLAPLLGATRTLPQAFAIGLCMLVLPLLHQCLLSPLRATLNGAKYWLASLLLLAALVSCLQLALRAWALPLALALGYFPALICLQCLAIDILLPSAGRWRQLLLHLPGVLLACLLLGAGRQWLDQVAGMHLANLPAGALLLLGTLLALYNWLGPTLTRRQGKR; this is encoded by the coding sequence ATGAATAGATTCTGCTTGCTGGCAACCGGCCTGGCTCCACTGCTTGGCGCAACGCGAACGTTGCCTCAGGCTTTTGCCATCGGCCTGTGCATGCTCGTGCTGCCGCTACTCCACCAATGCTTGCTAAGCCCATTGCGGGCAACCCTCAACGGCGCGAAATACTGGCTGGCAAGCTTGCTGTTGCTTGCTGCGCTTGTCAGTTGCCTGCAACTGGCGCTGCGCGCCTGGGCATTGCCATTGGCGCTGGCGCTTGGCTATTTCCCAGCGCTGATCTGCCTGCAATGCCTTGCCATCGACATACTGCTGCCAAGCGCAGGCCGCTGGCGGCAACTGTTGCTCCATTTGCCTGGCGTGCTGCTCGCCTGCCTGCTGCTAGGTGCTGGTCGCCAATGGCTGGACCAGGTCGCGGGCATGCATCTGGCCAACCTGCCGGCAGGTGCGCTGCTACTGCTCGGCACCCTGCTGGCCTTGTACAATTGGCTAGGCCCCACCCTCACACGTCGTCAAGGAAAGCGTTGA
- a CDS encoding RnfABCDGE type electron transport complex subunit G encodes MIAPIRSTLLLLALGGSAVAVTLAWQHWTRPAIVDAERQLQASQFLAALPTQSYDNHPLESALPLPADQPLHSKVLAAYRATRGTSPTAIVLVSQVQGYAGPIRLTIAIDTAGRLIGTRVVEQQESPGLGAQIADPQSGWLEQFAKHGLGDHWAIRRDQGDFDQLAGATVTSRAVIDAQQEALRYFDQHRSELLGAPDHE; translated from the coding sequence ATGATCGCGCCCATTCGCAGCACCTTGTTGCTACTTGCCCTCGGTGGCTCGGCGGTGGCGGTGACGTTGGCCTGGCAACACTGGACCCGCCCCGCCATCGTCGATGCCGAGCGCCAGTTGCAGGCAAGCCAGTTCCTCGCAGCGCTGCCGACGCAAAGCTACGATAACCATCCGCTGGAAAGCGCGTTGCCATTGCCAGCCGATCAGCCGCTGCATAGCAAGGTACTCGCTGCCTATCGCGCAACCCGCGGCACTTCGCCAACCGCCATCGTGCTGGTGAGCCAGGTACAAGGCTATGCCGGTCCTATCAGGCTGACCATTGCCATCGACACCGCTGGCCGCCTGATCGGCACTCGGGTGGTCGAACAGCAGGAAAGCCCTGGCTTGGGCGCCCAGATTGCCGATCCGCAGTCTGGCTGGCTGGAGCAGTTTGCCAAGCATGGCCTTGGCGATCACTGGGCGATCCGGCGCGACCAGGGCGACTTCGACCAGCTGGCCGGTGCGACCGTTACGTCTCGGGCAGTCATCGACGCCCAGCAAGAGGCATTGCGCTATTTTGACCAGCATCGCAGCGAACTGCTGGGAGCTCCCGACCATGAATAG
- a CDS encoding RnfABCDGE type electron transport complex subunit D, whose amino-acid sequence MTSPDPRLRRAMGLVLLACIPGLLVSFWTQGWGVLFSLLLCASCALSCEAALLAVRRLPVLPALNDGSALVTAVLLTIALPAAAPWWLPVTAACIAIGVGKQAFGGVGRNLVNPAMVGYAFVLLNFPLQMTHWPSQALGFIDSLQLVSGSATQIDAWAGPTILDGLRHNRSLTIDELFASHPGFGSVGGSSSEWINLTLLLGGLFLWLRKVISWHAPAGLLSGLFLFSLLAWNGSGSDSNGSPLLHLFSGSTMLAAFFIATEPVSGPKSNLAKLLFGFGAGALIYLIRTWGSYPDGTAFAILLMNLTAPALDRFALRRQQVLP is encoded by the coding sequence ATGACAAGCCCTGACCCACGACTACGCAGGGCCATGGGCCTGGTGTTGCTGGCCTGCATACCCGGCTTGCTCGTTTCGTTCTGGACGCAGGGTTGGGGAGTACTGTTCAGCCTGTTGCTGTGCGCCAGTTGTGCTCTGAGCTGCGAGGCGGCACTGTTGGCAGTACGTCGCCTGCCTGTTCTGCCGGCTTTGAACGATGGCAGCGCCCTGGTAACGGCCGTGCTGCTGACCATCGCACTGCCAGCAGCGGCACCATGGTGGCTGCCAGTAACAGCGGCATGCATTGCCATCGGCGTCGGCAAGCAGGCCTTCGGCGGAGTGGGCCGCAACCTGGTCAACCCGGCGATGGTCGGTTACGCCTTTGTGCTGCTGAACTTTCCACTGCAAATGACTCACTGGCCCAGCCAGGCCCTTGGCTTTATCGACAGCCTTCAGCTGGTGTCTGGCAGTGCTACCCAGATCGATGCTTGGGCGGGACCGACCATTCTCGACGGCCTGCGCCACAATCGCAGCCTGACCATCGACGAGCTGTTCGCCAGCCACCCAGGTTTTGGCAGCGTCGGCGGCAGCAGCAGCGAATGGATCAACCTGACCCTGCTGTTGGGCGGGCTGTTTCTGTGGCTGCGCAAGGTCATCAGCTGGCATGCCCCGGCAGGCCTGCTGAGCGGACTGTTCTTATTCAGTCTGCTGGCCTGGAATGGTTCCGGCTCGGATTCAAACGGCTCGCCACTGCTGCACCTGTTCAGCGGCTCAACCATGCTGGCGGCATTTTTCATCGCCACGGAACCGGTGTCCGGCCCCAAGTCCAATCTGGCCAAGCTGCTGTTCGGCTTTGGCGCAGGCGCGCTGATCTACCTGATTCGCACCTGGGGCAGTTACCCGGATGGCACGGCATTCGCCATCCTGCTGATGAACCTGACCGCGCCCGCCCTGGATCGGTTCGCCTTGCGGCGCCAGCAGGTCTTGCCATGA
- a CDS encoding Rnf-Nqr domain containing protein, giving the protein MNDYMLILASAALFSHLLLQKQPPSRLRLHVCGLAGALSTALGIIGGQVLERVIVAPLHAQDLRLFLLLPWLGLLAWGVPQMLARLRPQWPTRHLGRPMLGNALLLGLALQVTGNNTSALATLNVGILAGLGFWLALTLFDDLYQRSQHAEIPAALRGLPITLIGTGVMALAFSGFNGLFTQ; this is encoded by the coding sequence ATGAACGACTACATGCTGATCCTGGCCAGCGCTGCGCTGTTCAGCCATCTGCTCTTGCAAAAACAGCCGCCAAGCCGGCTGCGGCTGCACGTGTGCGGCCTGGCAGGTGCCTTGTCGACAGCTCTCGGGATAATCGGCGGGCAAGTGCTCGAACGGGTGATCGTAGCGCCCTTGCATGCGCAGGACCTGCGCCTGTTCCTGCTCCTGCCCTGGCTGGGATTGCTGGCATGGGGAGTGCCGCAGATGCTGGCAAGGCTACGTCCGCAGTGGCCCACCAGGCACCTTGGGCGGCCAATGCTGGGCAATGCATTGCTGCTAGGCCTGGCACTGCAAGTGACGGGAAACAACACCAGCGCGCTTGCAACGTTGAACGTGGGGATACTGGCCGGCCTGGGCTTCTGGCTTGCGCTGACGCTGTTTGACGACCTTTACCAGCGCAGCCAGCACGCTGAAATACCAGCCGCGCTGCGCGGCCTGCCCATTACATTGATCGGTACGGGTGTCATGGCCCTGGCGTTCTCGGGTTTCAACGGACTTTTCACGCAATGA